ataggcagattGCTTAGGAAGAGTAATATTAATGTCATCTTCCGTGCTTCAGCAAAGAGCAGGGCCTTAGTCGGATCttttaaagacgatttacaattgaGGAACGCGGGTgttataaaattccctgtgagtgtagCTCTGCATATATAGCTCAGAACACACGAACGGTCCAGGAACGCTGTGTAAAACACGAAAgacacacccgtctgcggcaacctttaaaatcagcagtagcagagcatTGCATTTCCATGGGACGTTCAatggaatataataataccaaaattttagcaccggattccagcttctgggactctgtaattaaagaatccgtggaaatacgtcttgctgataatttaatgaattaTGATaatggctttcagctggataaaaattgggatcCAATTATTATAATTATGCGTTCACAACGGAATCGATACTTAGCGATTAGATTGTTCTTATTTCAccactaagggcagcacacacaacttggctgcATCGCGCGTGTCACCTCCTAATCCATGCGCCGTAAACCGCCAGTAAGATTCGCATGcgcggaattcgctataaataccatgactgcatcaggtctcttcagtacttcgtctgctcacctgaggatggccggacgtctctgggccgaaatatcgtggcagaatgttgatgggatccggctgcaaaccagaaaattactggaagaagaaacacgccgggaaaatttcagaattcACAATACGTAAGTACTTGTAGAACTAAATCTTTGAGGGTGTGTCGTGATCATGTCTAGGTAACTCAGTTATTAAGAGGCAAAAACTCTCATTCTCGTCTAGATCTTGCACAAtgctttaatctgccaagaaaatTCAGACCTCATCAAGTTTAATGTAACGATTACATTTtatttccatttaattttgccCCACGGTACCTCCAGACCAGGAATTTCACCACATGTGCATTAAAAGTTGTTAATATATTATTAATTCTATTCGTGAGGTGTCTCGATATCGCAGTGAATGTAGTTATGTTTAGAATTTACAGTTATGTAGCTGTGTTCTTACATAGTTGACACTGAAAAAAAGATGTGTAACATGTTATGTCAACAACCATCTTAATTCAGTtttacagtttttaaataaaaaatcaacACAAGAATGTAATTTCTCATACTTCGGTTATCATCTCTTTTTCCCAAAGATTATACTGGTAATTCATTAGCAGGATGAAGATGCATATTGCTAGCAGTGATGTAATAACGTCAAGGAAACAGTTGCAGTCATAAGACGTGTTTTCATTTAAAACGTTTGCTGCTATTCATTCCAAAAAGTGAGGACGTTGAAAATAATCCCTACTATAACTTAATGTTCATGAAAAACGAATTTTATTGGCTTTAATATCTTACAGAAAATTGTATACTGTCCATACAAAAACAGCTCATAGGAACATAGACACGGTCAAATGGTGGTACACATAATGTCACTATGTAAACCAGTCAGGCTGAAAAGAGTTTTTAGGAACATTTTTCTTAACCTACGGCAATACAAGATCAGTATATGGCTGCCTGGTATTAATACAGGGAAAAAGGCTTCGTGATGTAGATAGCATACTGCCTGTGTCATGGCTATCGCAATACTGTCCCAGTTTCCGCCTCCTCTCGAATGTTTCTTTGTCGTATAATTTTCGTTATTGTTTCAGTCTTCTTGTCTTGCAGTTTTTCCTTCTTGATACGGCGAACCACGAATATGACTAGTTTATCATTTTTTGGAGTAACTGAGACTTCATTGTCAAGGATATGTCGAAGAGATACGAAAATGCAATCGTATTTCTGTCTCTGATTTATTGCAAGACAAATTAGTCTGTTCCCAGTTTTTCGTAATCGTGCACATCCAGAAGAAAAGTACACATTTAGTGTTGTGAAGACAGAATATGTTTCCTTTCTAGCATTTCGTAAGACACTATTATGAGATGAAGATAATTCAGGAGATGTAGAAAGCTCAGACGACAGGAGCTTGCTGAGAGTGAGTTAAAATTAATTTACTGTGAAAATGTATGTAGAAAAAGATGTTTATTTGATTTGGTATCCAATTCGGCTTACAGATGGTATTAATAACGCGAGTGTAGTTTATGTAAGCAGTTGAGTTCATGGATTTTCTGGCTGTGGATGCAACGCGGTCGTGTCATATGGCAGCAGGTAGCATTTTTCTGTTGACTCATTCGATCTCTATTTTAAGCAAGTTTTTCACGGCATATTTCTTCAAGTTAACGTTTCAAGAAATGGAGCCAATGAAAAATAAACCGATTGTAATTGTTAGAGGGACTAGCGCTTAAAGGGGATAGTATACATTGTGTTTGACATGCAGAAAATAAGGTTAAAGGAGAACATAGTCTGAATTCAGATAGGTCTCAATAAAAAAAGTGTATTCTTTACGGATTAGAAGAACTGATCAAGGTATGGCTACTATTATCTTCAGATTAGTTGAAGTGTGGCTGAAGCAGGCATTAAATTTCTGCACTGAGGAAATATGAGAATGAATCAGAGTGTATACTTTCGTAACGATCTGACGAGCTGTTGATTTTAGTATACGAGTTTACTAAATTACTGATGCTGAGAATTTTACAATGTGTTCCATGTTACGGGAAATATATATTCTACAAATGGAGGGGCACTGAATGGCTGAAATAGTGTACGATGAGAGAAAATTTACGTTCCATCTAACAGTCGTAATAGCAGGAAGCATAACTGTTCCCATATGGTTCATGTCTCAACGGTAGAATGAGAAgaaaaaaatctttgagaaattACTTGTGATAACATGTAAGGTTATGACTCACAGAATCCACTGCTTACGACTTGCTTAAACTGTGATTAACTGACTGCAATCGTTGTTCCTTAGTGATTGCGCCACTGTATGGCAGTTGGAAGAATGGCTTACGTTCAGGTGTGAATTTTCAGGATTTTGTGTTCTACTATATTTCACTCTACCAGATTTATGACTAGAATAATACGCCTCTGAACTGACGGGGCGCTTCGTAGGGAATGTTCGATATCAAGAAAACTAAATGTACCTCCAAAGAAGTTCCGTAATTACATTTGGTAACGAAAATAAGAAGTTCAATGGGCACTGAAGTCCAGGATACGCAAATATCACGACGAGGTCATGATATTTAATAATAACATTTAGAATGACCTAAAGGAGAAGACAACTGTCAAACGCAGTTCGTTAGGAGTCTCCAAAGGAAGCGTGGGGCGTATACCAAAGAAGTTGTGCACAAGCGGTCCGTGCGGTGCACCACTGATTATTGCtcattttttgagaattttttttcaaagaaaaaagaagAGATCCACGATTTGCAATGTGCTTGCAGATTACCGCAGATGATGTTCCTGTAAGAAGACGTTGCCAGAAGGACGAGTGTAAATGTAGGATAATAGTTTTCAcatatgattgtgtgtgtgtgtgtgtgtgtgtgtgtgtgacatgaaaTCACTAGCCTGACTGAggaattcagaaaaaaaaacaatatgaaGGCGGAAATTTTGCGTGCAAAATAAAGCATGTGGTATGAAGCGGAACAGATATCAGTTACAGGTTCCCTTAACTCTGTGTCACACTGTGGGCTCTGAAGTTGCACGCCTCGTTGATGAAACAGGTTCCTCGCACCCTGTTGCTGCCGGCGTATAATACCTTATCTTACGTAGTTATCAGTCATATCGGTGATTAGCAGTGCCGGGCTTACGATAACGATACTAATATCAACTCAGAGAAAATTCATCTCAAATGGGTCTAGTACTGCAGGAAGAGCCAGTCTCTGGTAGAATACTTCAGAACACCAACAGAAATTTAATGCAATGTGGTATAAAAATATTCCCAAAATTTGATTTTTCCCGCTAATGGTTAAGAGGACGTTGGAGTACAACTAGCTGTCCCCTCACACACCTGCCCTGACTTAGTGTGTCAAGTGTCTGTGATCTCAGTGATATTTGGCTGCTTCTTGGTGAACATATTTCCACTGTTGTGTTTCCGACAGCTGGTGGCTTTGCGATGGCTGACATGAAACAGTAGCGTATTTAAGTAAAGTTTTATTTTAAAGCTGGAAAACCGCTGCAGAAACGCACCAGATGTTGAAGCAAGCACTTGGAGACAACGCTTTGGCAAGACACAGACTTACGACTGGTATAGGCGTTTCAAAACAGGCGAACATCTAGTGACAACGAGGACTTTTCCAGTCGGCCGTCAACTGATATCACTCCAGGAAACGTTCGGCAAATGGAGGATCTGATTCTGCAAGTTCGTAGACAGGCTGTCAAGACCTCTCTAACACCTTGGGAATACGTTATGGTATACGTTAACGTATTGTATGAGAAAAGTTGAACATGAGAAGTATTGcggagaaatttgtgccacaactgctTCAAGACGATCAGAAGGATATTGCGAGAAAGTCTGCAAAGAACCTAAGAAACTGCTTCAAGATGATCCAgactttctttcgtagattgccactggtgatgaaagttttcttttttttttttttttttgctaagacACTGAAACTAAGTAGCAGTCGTAGCAATGAAAGAGCCCTCTTCACCTAGGCCAAAAACGGGTGAAGCATCAGGAGTAAACATAAGTCCCTGCTGATCTgttctttatatacatatatatcaccTTGTAGAATGATCGTTTATAAAAATTGAGGAACTTATGTTTTCACTGGAGACGGCCAGGTAAGCCTACGATCTCTTGCAATAAATAATCTCTTTGCATCAAATACAATAAAGTGGTATGGTTGATACTTTGTATGAATGTGAAATATATAATGCGAATGATAACGCTTCTTCAGCAGCACCGAAAAGTCTAGAGTGTCGAAAGGCTATCACAGTCAAGAGATAGGCGACACTTTTCATAATACTGGGCGCATCAGAGTTTGTCATATTGTAGAGTACTGGCGTGCCACGGAGCGCAGGCTCACACTTTTATCTTTTCCCTCTCCTCTTTGGTGGCGGTCTCGTCTTCAGTGCGTCCAGGTTTGATGCCCGCTATCTCCAACGCCACCTCCTCGGCCAGCCGGCCTTTGGTCTCGGGAACGAACCTCCACACGTAGAACACGGCGAATGCGCAGAAAATGGCGAACATCCAGAAGGACACGTACAGCTCGAAGTGGATGGACATGGCGTGGTATGTCTTGAGCGTGGCGAAAGCCGATCCGCAGTTGACGATGGACAACACCGACATGGCGATGCCCTTGACGCGAGGACGGAACACCTCGCTGCAGACCGTCCATATGAGGGCGCCTGGACCCATCGTCATGCATATCTGTCGATCAGAAACATGAATTAGCTTTAGGGCACAATGAGGCGCCTAAATGATATTTCGACGATATCTCACTTGAAGTTAATGTTAAGGTGCAGCTGATGACGCTAGTCGtcaatgcaattttttttcttaaatctaTACAGTTGTCTGGTGTATTTTTGGGTGCTGATTTCAGGTCAAGTACTTAAAATGTTTACTTACATGTAAAATGTGGCTATTTATTGATTACACCAACACCAGCACTGTGTAAATTGCTACAAAAAGTTATTTCATTTTATAGGCTATAACAAAGCTACCTCTCTGTACCACAATCGAAGAAAAACGACTGTGCCACAAAGTGGTAGCTGTCTTATAgcctacaaaataaaacaaatttttgtagCACGCTACATTGCAAATCATCACAAAACGATGCTGGCGTTAATGTAATGAATAAATAGCCGTTAGTTTAATGAATAAATAGCCACAGTGAGAAAAGGAATCAGAAACTCTTGCCACACAGAATGCTAAAAGTTAGAGGAAAAAACGTAGTATTAGGTTCTCTTGTGAACCCAAAGAAATACTCCTGCCTTCATCCCACATAAAACTTGAAATTATGATGCTACTTATTATAGCCCTACCAAAAGACAGTGACACTTTCAAACATGCGGCAAGTAAGTTTCCAAGGCTATCAGAGAATAAGCTGAAAGAAGGAGttttcgtctcccccccccccacccccacccccccaaagaTTCGAAAATTGAAGAGACGAAACATTTGAACACAAAATGAAAGACATCAGCTTGCATATGCTTTAAAAGAAGTGTCTTCAGGTTTCTCGGCAGTTGCAAAGGCCCTGTTTACGTGAatttaataaaaaacaaaaaaaatgaaattttgactctgcagcggagtgagcgctggcagattaaaactgtgtcccggaccgagactcaaactcgggacctttgccaggaagtttcatatcagcgcacactccgctggcaaagccatgtctctgcagtattctCACTTCCAGgaggctagttctgcaagttccgcaggagagcttctgtgaagtttggaaggtaggagacgaggtactggcggaattgaagctgtgaggacggggcgtgagtcgtgcttgggtagctcagttggtagagcacttgcccgcgaaaggtgcggcacaccgttttaatctgacaggaagttaaaAAATGATGTACACGTAACTTATGCAAATAATTTATCATTAGATTCCTATTAAAATTTTACGTTGACAAAAGCCTCTATCTGTGGCCATTTACTAGTGAGAATTCATTCTGAAGTACGTTATGTGTAATCTGGCTGCTACCTAAAGCCATTGCTTGGGATAGTTCttgttttgtcattttatatatgacaagaacCGTCCGGCTTCATCTAATGTAGTgaaccatcatgtgatgtaacaaggcccactcttTCTGACAAATActttttataaatatcgaaacctaggtcagggGCTAATAAAGCTTTGTTTGCaagtggttggctgatttttcagtcttttcagaTTTACATTcatattccaagactttcgagaatcttTTAATGTCATgtttgaagtcagataacaaatgacataagtaatattttttttcatgtgatataattacaaattaacaacttttgactttttccttttcttgtactgtgaaatcttgcttgtggcaaaatttcatgattctaggtcaacttgaagtaccctataggttttaatgcgtgagttttcgagtatcaaaatatgtgacataaagagtcctatcttttgattgcactgacttaaaagcttaaaatttttatgccACCAACTGACTAAGGGCCTTAGTATGTGATGTAAATTCGAACATGATATGTCTACTGATTGCTGGGAAAACAGACAGGCAGATGGACAACAAAACGATCCTTAAGGGTTCCACTTCTACAGACTGAGGCAAGGAATCCTAAAAAGTACAAAAGTAACCTCGAGCCGCACTTCTGGTCGTTGGACTAGAATCTGAGCTTCCTTCTCATTCTTACTTGCTAACAACTTTGTGGCATACTGATTATGTTGGTACTATTGAGCGCCACGCTGTGCATGTACCTGGGGTGAGCCGAAGGATTGATTATTCGATATATGAGCAGGAAGCGGTATATGGATAGTTGAATTGTTTGTCTGGAAGCTAAGTATCTACAATATTCAACCTAAGATTTCTGACAATTCAGGTGAGATGAAAAATATGAGTATTTGTTCGAAGGTATCAGCAGAGAATGTTATTCcatcaaaaaatatttattctgtgaaatttaaatgaTGCATATCTTGTACTGTTGTATAGTACTTGTTAAATAACCTGGGAACAGACACACAATTCTTATTCGAACCTGATAAGTGTTCATAATTTCAGCTCATGACTgctttaaatttctgatttgcaaTAATCCAGTATTGTTAGAGTATTTCAGAGACGTCCAATAACTGTGCGTGTCAAGAGTGAGTACGCGTGTACTGTAAACAAATGTATATGAGTAATAATACTCGTCAGTGCCCAAATTGGAATGAAACACTTGTGACTGTTATATCCCCACTGGTCAGCTCAGTGTAGAGGAAATGAACTCCTTGGTGatcacaaaattatataatttaattATATAGGAACGTAGTCTTGCGTCGATCGTGGTATATGCCGGGGCGTTTGCGATCGCgagccatgtgttaaaacaagcaCAGATCAGTGGATACAGCATCTGTCTAAGTTCTTATCTCATATTACAGGTGCTCAGTATCGACACTGCAAACGtcaatacagggtgtctcaaaccatATGGGTCAAATCGAAACAGGTCATAGGCGTCCACAACCTATTATATTGAAATAAGGAAGCAATGGTTGGAAATTCATATTTACTGTGTTACGGACATACATAGCGTACAGCTGTGCAGCACATAACAACAGTGTAGCTCGTAGTAACTGTTCAGAcaacgaccgccagtctcaatgcacgTATTGCAGCGTACAATCTGTCGCACTGTCACAAAGATTGTGGTTGTCTGTTGTACACTGGGACAGGCAGGACtaacagaagctggatgttccttctgcgatattgcggaaaAAACTGGAAGGAATTTAGCTAATGTACACGATTGCGGTGATCACAAGAATGAACGATCGTAAGAAGGCTGGGCTCCAAATGGCCACatgtcactaccgagagggaagaacacGATGTACGAGTATCAcgtatggctctggctcatcgtactgcatttgcagcagcaatttgagcaacagtttgtaccacagtaacacaacgaactgttacaaatcggcaacttcaaggacagctccgagccagacgcgctGTAGCGTGCAAtcaactgaccccaaaccaccaccatttgcgagttcagtggtgtcaagcgagtgctcgttggagggcaaggtggacgtatgttgtgttttctgacgaaagccggttctgccttggtgccagtgacggccgcgtcttggttagaaggaggccagttgaggacctgcaaccaacctgtctgcgccctagacatactggacctacagcTACTCGACCTATAGCCGGAGTTACcttctgggatgcgatttcgtatgacagcaggagcactctcgtggttatcccaagcacactCATTGCAAAATtgtacgttaatctggtgattcgacctgctgtgctgccatacaTGAATAgcgttccagggagtgttttccagcaggataacgctcgcccacataccgttgttgtagccCAGTATGCTCTTCAGAGTGTCGATATGTGGTCTTGGTCtcctcgatcaccaggtctgtccaCAATCGaggacatatctacatctacatatatactccgctagccaccaagcgatgtgtggcggggggcacaattcgtgccaaagtcaaattacccccccccccccccccccactccttccactgttccactcgcggatcgcgtggggcaaaaacgactgtctgaacgcctcagtacgagctctaatttctctatctttgagtggtgatcattgcgcgatttgaaagttggttgtaataatatatgctctacatcctcgctgaagatcggatttcggaatttagtgagcagccccttcgtttagcgcgccgtctatctgcaagtgtgtcccacttcaagttttctatgagatttgtgactctcgcgatggctaaatgtaccaatcacgaatcttagcgctcttcttcggaccttctcaatctcttgaatcagacccaaacgGTAAAGgccccacacagacgaacaatactcttaagaCTTGACGAACTAACGTAAGctatttcctttattgaaggactgcatagcttcaggattctaccaataaaccgcaatttagagttcgccttacccgttacttctgtaaactgatcattccatttcagatcatttcgaatagtcacactcagatacttgacggatgttaccgcttctaaAGACTGGGAatctattttgtactcgtacattaatggggatttacgccttgttatacgcagtaggttacacttactataattgagagataactgccagtcattacaccacgcatttattttctgcaaatcctcattgatttgttcacaactttcgtgtgatactattttcctgtagactacagcatcattggcaaacagtctaatgccgctgtcaataccatcaaccagatcgtttatgtaaatcataaaaagtagcgaacctattacgctgccctgggcacATCTGAagctacgcttgtttctgttgacgtCACCCCCTTgaagacgacatactgctccctgtctgttagaaaacttttatccaaccgcatatatcatcggacagaccgtaagcgcgcactttttggagcaagcgacagcgcggaacttagtcgaacgcctttcgaaagtcgagaaatatggcatcaacctgggagcccatatctagagcctgttgtttatcatgcacaaagagggccagctgtgtctcgcatgaccgctgcttcctcaaactgtgctggtttctgcagatgagcttctcagagtctagaaaggtcattatgtctgaacacaaaatatgttccatgattctacaacaaatcgatgtcagtgaaattggccggtaattatgtgcattcgattttctaccctttttatagattgctctgacctgggtcttcttccagtcccgtggaacttttcgctgttccaatgatctctgatagattatGGATAAGAgtggtgctatatttgtaacatagtcaacataaaatcttacggggataccgtctgggccagatgccttcctggcgtctaaggatcttaactgttttacaattccagatacactaaacactatggcagccatccttgcgtttgttcgataattgaaagggggaatggtgctgcagtcctctatcgtaaaagagtttttgaaagctaggtttagaatttcggccttctgtttatcatcaccagttaaattacccgtactgtcagcacgAGAAGGTGTTGAATTATTTGTAgctttcatagattttacgtacgaccaaagtattttgctgttatttttagaatctgcagataaaatagtgCTTTAAAATTCGTTAAAAGGATCTCTCAttttccttctgacagctgctttcatttcgcatatgtgacatcatcggacgacaactaaagcaacatccacaaatagcattaatcgtccctgtattgtccGACCGAGTGCAGCAcgtacggaactccatcccacaaactaacatccagcaCCTATGCAACACAATGCGTGCgcgtttgaatgcttgcattcaacgtatTGGCgattgcaccagttattaatgcaccagcatttcacatctgaaaTGGCTTGCcgcgcgcttgcattaacctgtgatcttgcagtgttaagcacttgaatatgttacctgaAGAAATGTATTCCCGACATTTTATTAGTCCACATGATTTCTTCCCACCAGTGTATCACAGACTCACCAAGTAGACTATGTGTGAGGCGAGCGGCACCCAGCTGAAGGCGGCCACGTCAGCTTGCGCCACGTCCAGCAGGTAGAAGTAGAGGCCCTCCGCTACGAGCGCCAGGGCGGCGCCGGCGAAGCACACCATGAGCGGCGTGCGGCGAGTCCTGAAGCGCTCCACGGCCACCGAGGCCACCACGCTCATCACCATCTGCACGACGGCCAGCGTGATGGACGACACGTCGGGGTCCACGGAGCTGCCCGAGCGCTGGAAGAACACTGTGGCGTACGTCATGAGCACGAGGTAGcccgaccacagcagcagcggcaTCAGGATGCCCGAGATGAGCAGCGTGCGCCGGTTGACGGAGTCGCACACCAGCTCCCGCATCGTCGCCATGTAGCCGTCGCCCGCGCCCGGCTCGCTCTGGCGCTCCTCCACCGAGCGCCGCAGAGCCTCGAACTCCTCCTCCACGTCCTGCACAACAACACGTTCCCGGTTGAGTAAGTTCAACGCTCTCTCAATACTGTGCCAGTGCTCTCACCAAGTAGgttgcacatacactactggccattaaaattgctacaccacgaagatgacgttgtacatacgccaaatttaaccgacaggaagaagatgctgttatatgcaaatgagcagcttttcagagcattcacacaaggttggctccggtggtgacacctacaacgtgctgacatgaggaaagtttccaaccgatttctcatacacaaacagcagttgaccggcgttgcccggtgaaacgttgttgtgatgcctcgtgtaaggaggagaaatgcgtaccatcacgtttccggctttgataaaggtcggattgtagcctatcacgattgcggtttatcgtatcgcgacattggtgcttgcgttggtcgacatccaatgactgttagcagaatatggaatcggtgggttcaggagggtaatagggaacgccgtgctggatcacaaacggcctcgtatcactagcagtcgagatgacaggcatcttatcctcatggctgtaacggatcgtgcagccacgtctcgatccctgagtcaacagatggggacgtttgcaagacaaccatctgcacgaacagttcgacgacgtttgcagcagcgtggactatcagctcggagaccatggctgcggttacccttgacgctgcatcacagacaagagcgcctgcgatggtgtactcaaagacgaacctgggtgcacgaatggcaaaacgtccttttttaggatgaatccaggttctatttacagcatcatgatggtcgcatccgtgttttgcgacatcgcggtgaacgcacattggaagcgtgtattcgtcatcgctatactggcgtatcatccggcgtgatggtatggggtgtcatttgttacacgtctcggtcacctcttcttcgcattgacggcactttgaacagtggacgttacaattcagatgttttacggcccgtggctctacccttcattcaatctctgctaaaccctacatttcagcaggataatgtacgaccgcatgttgcaggtcctgtacgggcctttctggatacagaaaatgttcgactgctgccctggccagaacattctccagatctctcaccaattgaaacgtctggtcaatggtggccgagaaactggctcgtcacaataagccagtcactactcttgatgaactatggtatcatgttgaagctgcatgggcagctgtaactgtacacgccatccaagctctgtttgactcaatgcccaggcgtatcaaggccgttattatgaccagaggtggttgttctgggtactgatttctcaggatctatgcactcaaattgcgtgaaaatgtaatcacatgtcagttctagtataatatatttgtccaatgaatacccgtttatgatctgcatttcttcttggtgtagcaattttaatggccagtagtgtaaattgcacTTCTGGCCATCCAAAATGCAACACGAAGAAGGAAGATAGTGAAACTGACATTGAGTGTTGCCGCCATTGCTGGCTATAACCGCTGCTACACGATTGGGCATTGAATAAAAGAAGCTTCGGATCTGTTGTTGAGGTACAGCAGTCCATGCTACTTCCACGTATTGGCAAAGTTGATCCGGTGTAGGAGCGGGTGGTGTATCCCGGACTAGTCATAGCGCAATCATCAACCTGACGTGTTCGATAGGCGAGAGATCGGGAGAACAGGGAAGCCAAGGTGGCAATGCAATCCAATGAGCGACAAAGAAGTGTTGAAAATTGCGCGCCACGTGTGGACGCGCAATATAGTGTTGGAATGTGGCTGTCTGCAAACTCTGAAGGTATGGAACGACCACTACACATAACAGATGTATCGCTAGCTGGTTAGTGTACCGGCAATGCATACTAGGGGTCGGGGGAGGGGGGTTGTCTATGTCTGTGTCCGTTGTTCATCGCACCATTGACGATACAAACGCCAATGACGTTAACTCAGTGGTAAACGCAGCAACGGATGTCTTGCGGCCAGTCCACACTGA
This genomic stretch from Schistocerca cancellata isolate TAMUIC-IGC-003103 chromosome 5, iqSchCanc2.1, whole genome shotgun sequence harbors:
- the LOC126188014 gene encoding facilitated trehalose transporter Tret1-like, encoding MGQPQHQEQQQGPRTGSRRLQYAAAFSATLGYLSFGAFAGWAAPVLPRLISNSSHIPTTEDEASWIVASSSLTMVFPMLFIGHLVDLLGRKRMLLYSAGPHLALWAIQIFATQPWELIVSRVVGAISQCIIIVASPCYLVEIAELEIRGTLVTLYQVMQNLGTLVVFCVAPYVHFRTLAGILLAFPLLLVATLSWMPESPTYLLLRGRNKEAQQSLKRLRGTRVFEDVEEEFEALRRSVEERQSEPGAGDGYMATMRELVCDSVNRRTLLISGILMPLLLWSGYLVLMTYATVFFQRSGSSVDPDVSSITLAVVQMVMSVVASVAVERFRTRRTPLMVCFAGAALALVAEGLYFYLLDVAQADVAAFSWVPLASHIVYLICMTMGPGALIWTVCSEVFRPRVKGIAMSVLSIVNCGSAFATLKTYHAMSIHFELYVSFWMFAIFCAFAVFYVWRFVPETKGRLAEEVALEIAGIKPGRTEDETATKEEREKIKV